The Flavobacterium sp. 123 genome contains a region encoding:
- a CDS encoding ABC transporter substrate-binding protein has protein sequence MKIFKDQLGVSHFFETAPKRIVSLVPSQTELLSDLGLEDRIVGITKFCVHPYHFKSTKKIVGGTKQVHFDKIKELFPDIIICNKEENTREMVNELRKICPVWVTDIITVEDNFKMIFDFGQLFNCRVEAQKWNDKLAFALNDFKDFIKDKPFKKVAYFIWKDPYMVAGSDNFINELLKLNHFNNMYDKNPEISGRYPEIDLRKIKSEENPDIIFLSSEPFPFKESDALEIEQLTHHVKVILVDGEMFSWYGSRLLKAFDYFKKIHQELGFTFLQN, from the coding sequence ATGAAAATTTTTAAAGACCAATTAGGTGTTTCTCATTTTTTTGAAACTGCCCCAAAAAGAATCGTTTCACTAGTCCCATCACAAACAGAATTGTTATCTGATTTAGGGTTGGAGGACAGAATTGTTGGGATTACGAAGTTTTGTGTTCATCCGTATCATTTCAAATCAACAAAGAAAATTGTTGGAGGAACTAAGCAGGTTCATTTCGATAAAATAAAAGAATTATTTCCAGATATTATCATTTGCAACAAAGAAGAGAATACGCGAGAAATGGTTAACGAATTGCGTAAAATATGTCCTGTTTGGGTAACTGATATTATTACTGTTGAGGATAATTTTAAGATGATTTTTGACTTTGGTCAATTATTTAATTGCCGAGTAGAAGCACAAAAATGGAATGATAAATTGGCTTTTGCTTTGAATGATTTTAAGGACTTCATAAAAGATAAGCCATTTAAAAAAGTTGCTTATTTTATTTGGAAAGATCCTTATATGGTTGCTGGTTCAGATAATTTTATCAATGAATTGTTGAAACTGAATCACTTCAATAACATGTATGATAAAAATCCTGAGATTTCGGGGCGTTATCCTGAAATTGATTTAAGAAAAATAAAATCAGAAGAAAATCCAGATATAATTTTTCTTTCCTCAGAGCCATTTCCTTTTAAAGAATCGGATGCTTTAGAGATAGAACAATTAACCCATCATGTAAAAGTAATTTTAGTAGATGGAGAAATGTTTTCTTGGTATGGAAGTCGGTTATTAAAAGCGTTTGATTATTTTAAGAAAATACATCAAGAATTAGGCTTCACATTCCTCCAGAATTAA
- a CDS encoding YceI family protein: MKTCIKIALLFFIVSTSIFAQPLVNVSLQKNSSLTITGTTNVVSFKIFQNGDKLSNKKMSFTTTQNQNKIALSDNKLSVIVKDFTSNNKMALRDFLKLLKSETYPTLLVQINYLDLDSSTDKSESNGGNAVVSITITGVKRHYMIPISFDSDGDTYFIKGKKKLSIRDFGLTPVSQMMGLIKVSEWIDIDFNMICKIKVTNTEEI; encoded by the coding sequence ATGAAAACATGTATTAAAATAGCCCTCCTTTTTTTTATAGTTTCTACTTCTATATTCGCACAACCTTTAGTTAATGTTAGCTTACAAAAAAACAGTTCTTTAACAATTACAGGAACAACAAATGTAGTTTCTTTTAAAATTTTTCAGAATGGAGACAAGCTTTCTAACAAGAAAATGTCTTTTACCACTACACAAAATCAAAATAAAATAGCCTTAAGTGATAATAAGCTTTCTGTTATTGTAAAAGACTTTACTTCAAATAACAAAATGGCTTTAAGAGATTTTTTAAAACTTTTAAAATCAGAAACGTATCCTACTTTACTCGTACAAATAAATTATCTTGACTTAGATTCTTCAACAGACAAATCAGAATCAAATGGTGGAAATGCTGTTGTAAGCATTACAATTACTGGAGTCAAAAGACATTACATGATTCCTATTTCATTTGATAGTGATGGAGATACCTATTTCATCAAAGGTAAAAAGAAACTGAGTATTCGTGATTTTGGACTCACTCCAGTAAGCCAAATGATGGGCTTAATCAAAGTGAGCGAATGGATCGATATTGACTTCAATATGATATGCAAAATTAAAGTCACTAATACCGAGGAAATCTAA
- the pyrF gene encoding orotidine-5'-phosphate decarboxylase, with amino-acid sequence MTTLQLIDQIKIKKSFLCVGLDVDLNKIPQHLLELEDPIFEFNKAIIDATHDLAVAYKPNTAFYEAYGIKGWLSLQKTIDYINQNHPEIFTIADAKRGDIGNTSSMYAKAFFEDMNFDSVTVAPYMGKDSVEPFLAFENKHTIVLALTSNEGAFDFQTLNTNGKELYKQVLETSKAWKNSENLMYVVGATKAEYFTEIRKIVPDSFLLVPGVGAQGGSLSEVCKYGMNANVGLLINSSRAIIYASNGKDYIVKAREEALKMQQEMEAILG; translated from the coding sequence ATGACGACACTACAACTTATTGACCAAATTAAAATCAAAAAATCGTTTCTATGTGTAGGATTAGATGTTGATTTGAATAAAATTCCGCAGCATTTACTTGAATTAGAAGATCCTATTTTTGAATTTAATAAGGCTATTATTGACGCTACTCATGATTTAGCGGTTGCTTATAAACCCAATACTGCTTTTTATGAAGCTTATGGAATAAAAGGGTGGTTGTCTTTGCAAAAAACGATTGATTATATTAATCAGAATCATCCTGAAATCTTCACTATTGCAGATGCAAAAAGAGGCGATATTGGTAATACTTCATCGATGTATGCAAAAGCTTTTTTTGAAGACATGAATTTTGATAGTGTTACTGTTGCTCCATATATGGGTAAAGATTCTGTAGAGCCTTTTTTAGCTTTTGAAAATAAGCACACTATAGTATTAGCCCTAACTTCAAATGAAGGGGCTTTTGATTTCCAGACTTTGAATACAAATGGGAAAGAGTTGTACAAACAAGTGTTGGAAACTTCTAAAGCATGGAAAAATAGCGAAAACTTAATGTATGTAGTTGGTGCTACTAAAGCAGAATATTTTACAGAAATCCGTAAGATTGTTCCAGATAGTTTCTTGTTAGTTCCTGGTGTTGGAGCTCAAGGTGGAAGTCTTTCTGAGGTTTGTAAATATGGAATGAATGCTAATGTTGGGTTGCTAATCAATTCATCTAGAGCTATAATTTATGCTTCAAACGGAAAAGATTATATTGTAAAGGCAAGAGAAGAAGCTTTAAAAATGCAACAAGAAATGGAAGCAATCTTGGGTTAA
- the prfA gene encoding peptide chain release factor 1, producing MLDRLQIVKQRFDEISDLIIQPDVIADQKRYVQLNQEYKNLKALAEKRDEYVLLMANIDEANEIIADGSDADMTEMAKMQLDEAKERLPELEEEIKFMLIPKDPEDAKNVMVEIRAGTGGDEASIFAGDLFRMYTKYCENRGWRTSVVDMNEGTSGGFKEVIFEVTGEDVYGTLKFEAGVHRVQRVPQTETQGRVHTSAATVMVLPEAEEFDVQIDMNDVRVDFFCSSGPGGQSVNTTKSAVRLTHIPTGLVAQCQDQKSQHKNKDKALTVLRSRLYEQELAKKQEQDASKRTSQVSSGDRSAKIRTYNYAQGRVTDHRVGLTLYDLGNIMNGDIQKIVDELQLVNNMEKLKEASEVF from the coding sequence ATGTTAGATAGACTTCAAATAGTAAAACAACGTTTTGATGAGATTTCGGATTTAATAATCCAGCCGGATGTTATTGCGGATCAGAAACGTTATGTGCAATTGAATCAAGAGTATAAAAACTTAAAAGCTTTAGCTGAAAAGCGAGATGAATATGTGCTTTTGATGGCAAATATTGATGAAGCGAATGAAATAATTGCTGATGGGAGTGATGCAGATATGACCGAAATGGCTAAAATGCAACTTGATGAAGCAAAAGAAAGATTGCCAGAATTAGAAGAAGAAATCAAGTTTATGTTGATTCCTAAAGATCCAGAAGATGCAAAGAATGTCATGGTTGAGATTCGTGCTGGAACAGGTGGTGATGAGGCAAGTATTTTTGCTGGAGATTTATTCCGTATGTATACTAAATATTGTGAAAATCGCGGTTGGAGAACTTCGGTTGTAGATATGAACGAGGGTACATCAGGAGGATTTAAAGAGGTTATTTTTGAAGTTACTGGTGAGGATGTTTATGGAACGCTTAAGTTTGAAGCTGGAGTTCACCGTGTACAACGTGTTCCTCAAACAGAAACTCAAGGGCGTGTACATACATCAGCAGCAACTGTTATGGTGCTTCCAGAAGCAGAGGAATTTGATGTTCAAATTGATATGAATGATGTGCGTGTGGATTTCTTCTGTTCTTCAGGACCAGGTGGACAATCTGTAAATACAACTAAATCAGCAGTTCGTTTGACACACATTCCTACAGGATTAGTGGCGCAATGTCAAGATCAAAAATCGCAACATAAAAATAAAGATAAAGCATTAACAGTTTTGCGTTCTCGTTTGTACGAACAGGAATTAGCTAAAAAACAAGAACAAGATGCTTCAAAACGTACTTCTCAAGTAAGTTCAGGTGACCGTTCTGCTAAAATCCGTACGTATAATTATGCGCAAGGACGTGTTACAGATCATAGAGTGGGTTTAACCTTATATGATTTAGGAAATATTATGAATGGTGATATCCAAAAAATTGTTGACGAACTTCAGTTGGTGAATAATATGGAGAAACTAAAAGAAGCTAGCGAAGTTTTTTAA
- a CDS encoding DUF1801 domain-containing protein — protein sequence MNPKVDAFISDAKKWQAEIEHLRQLLLDCGLTEEFKWRAPCYSFQGNNVVLIGCFKNYCTLSFFKGTLLQDSKGFLSKPGENSQAMRFFKFTNAQEIQELKPIIKNYIYEAIEIEKAGLKVVFKSNTALELVEEFQIVLDKNPSLNTAFKALTPGRQRAYNLYFSAAKQSKKRQTRIENYIPRILNGKGINDCVCGMSKKMPSCDGSHKHIS from the coding sequence ATGAATCCTAAAGTTGATGCCTTTATTAGTGATGCCAAAAAATGGCAGGCAGAAATAGAACATTTGAGACAATTACTACTTGATTGCGGACTAACCGAAGAATTCAAGTGGCGCGCACCTTGTTATAGCTTTCAAGGAAACAATGTAGTTCTTATAGGCTGTTTCAAAAACTATTGTACGCTTAGTTTTTTCAAAGGAACTTTGTTACAAGACAGTAAAGGTTTTCTAAGTAAACCTGGAGAAAATAGTCAAGCAATGCGCTTTTTTAAATTTACGAATGCGCAAGAAATTCAAGAACTGAAACCCATCATAAAAAATTACATTTATGAAGCCATTGAGATAGAAAAAGCAGGCTTGAAAGTAGTTTTCAAAAGCAACACAGCACTTGAATTAGTAGAGGAATTCCAAATCGTTTTAGACAAAAACCCTTCTTTGAATACCGCTTTCAAAGCCTTAACACCTGGACGACAACGAGCCTATAACTTATATTTTTCAGCCGCCAAACAATCAAAAAAGAGGCAAACTAGAATAGAAAATTACATACCACGAATTCTTAATGGAAAAGGAATCAACGATTGCGTTTGTGGAATGTCTAAAAAAATGCCCAGCTGCGACGGTTCTCACAAACACATTTCATAA
- a CDS encoding DUF6265 family protein yields the protein MKKIILPLLLIFSLASCKDSNKNNKIKAAQWLIGKWENKSADGNLQETWKKTNDSTFLGESYFIKEEDTIHFETIILQQNGEELKYNTTIKGQNDDEPVTFILTNEVEKELVFENKKHNYPQKISYRLLNPKSLVAKISGTLQGKPSSEQYTMTKTE from the coding sequence ATGAAAAAAATAATTCTGCCACTTTTACTAATTTTTTCTTTGGCTTCTTGCAAAGACTCCAATAAAAACAACAAAATTAAAGCTGCGCAATGGCTTATTGGAAAATGGGAGAACAAATCAGCCGATGGAAATCTTCAAGAAACTTGGAAAAAAACAAATGACAGTACCTTTTTGGGTGAATCCTATTTTATCAAAGAGGAAGATACTATTCATTTTGAAACCATAATTTTACAGCAAAACGGCGAAGAACTGAAATACAACACTACCATAAAAGGGCAAAATGACGATGAACCCGTTACTTTTATTCTAACGAATGAAGTAGAGAAAGAGCTCGTTTTTGAAAACAAGAAACACAATTACCCCCAAAAAATTAGCTATAGACTACTAAATCCAAAGAGTTTAGTTGCTAAAATATCTGGAACACTACAAGGAAAACCAAGTTCTGAGCAATATACTATGACAAAAACAGAATAA
- a CDS encoding TonB-dependent siderophore receptor, producing MKIQIKLLFILLIHSFYSQAQDNGTIKGKIISSDGIPLSGISIKLGKASYTNKTNNQGEFTFLNFPTGIHTITLDGEGLKRQSKEIKVVANETTFVEFKLVEDIQTLQEIVIVIKESPNKRKETVLSGLEIKPLDLPQSVQIIGSKIIEQQQTIRLSDVIKNVNGIYVGSARGGAQESFWSRGYDMSSNNMFKNGFRFNSGSMPEVASLDKVEVLKGSSALLFGNVAPGGIMNMVTKSPSFKKGGEAAMQIGSYSFYKPSLDIYGPLTKSIAYRLIGSYENSESFRDVVKKERYYINPSLLFKASDKTEIVLQGDYLKDNWTPDFGTGAIGQEVAAVPRNTYLGAAWSNGLTKQTTASGLLKHKFNDNWKLNFNSSFQDYSRISKGTERVQPSANGDWNRPLGQNKSLEQIIGDQINLQGNFATGKLKHQLFTGIDAENAVLQAYTYTFSPTTYDVINIFDLDKYQQRTDIPDGNVTKIIKTSTNRFGIYAQDLISVTEKFKVLTGLRWSWQEAKAVTTITQAPTTKRLDEAFSPKLGLVYQPTKNMALFTSYASSFTPNTGNTIYGAPIAASIIDQYEVGVKKDFWKGMLSTNVTLYQIINSNLAQTAELKADGSTNTDTNVKTLSGETTSKGIEIDINAKPIEGLSIMAGYSYNDMRYTKTSGKTGSFIEGDRLVRTPATTANLSFFYTIPSGILKGIALGSMANYVGERLAGWNNTVAQTIPDRTIPLKAYTTIDVSAGYTWNKLSVLCKLSNVANVLNYTIHENYSVNPIAPRQIMTTLKYKF from the coding sequence ATGAAAATCCAAATTAAATTACTTTTTATACTGTTAATTCACTCCTTTTATTCGCAAGCTCAAGATAACGGAACTATAAAAGGAAAGATAATTTCATCTGATGGAATTCCTCTTTCAGGTATATCCATAAAATTAGGAAAAGCATCTTATACTAATAAAACGAACAACCAAGGAGAATTTACCTTTCTTAATTTCCCAACAGGAATTCACACAATCACATTAGACGGAGAAGGTTTAAAAAGACAATCTAAAGAAATAAAAGTAGTGGCTAACGAAACTACTTTTGTAGAATTTAAATTAGTTGAAGACATTCAAACTTTACAAGAAATTGTAATTGTAATCAAGGAAAGTCCAAATAAAAGAAAAGAAACTGTTTTATCTGGTTTAGAAATAAAACCTTTAGATCTTCCTCAAAGTGTACAGATAATAGGAAGCAAAATAATTGAACAACAACAAACTATTCGTCTAAGTGACGTTATAAAAAATGTAAATGGAATCTATGTTGGTTCAGCTCGTGGAGGCGCTCAAGAATCATTTTGGTCTAGAGGATACGATATGTCATCGAACAATATGTTCAAAAACGGATTCCGTTTTAATAGTGGTTCAATGCCTGAAGTAGCCTCTTTAGACAAAGTAGAAGTCTTAAAAGGAAGTTCAGCATTGTTATTTGGAAATGTTGCACCAGGCGGAATTATGAATATGGTTACAAAATCCCCTTCTTTCAAAAAAGGAGGAGAAGCTGCTATGCAAATCGGGAGTTACTCGTTTTACAAACCTTCTTTGGATATTTACGGTCCATTAACTAAAAGCATTGCTTACCGTTTAATAGGCTCTTATGAAAATTCCGAAAGTTTCCGTGATGTAGTCAAAAAAGAACGTTATTACATCAATCCATCTCTTTTATTTAAAGCAAGTGATAAAACTGAAATTGTTTTACAAGGAGATTATTTAAAAGACAATTGGACACCCGATTTTGGAACTGGAGCTATTGGACAAGAAGTTGCTGCTGTGCCGCGTAATACATATTTAGGTGCTGCATGGTCAAACGGTTTAACAAAACAAACTACAGCTTCTGGATTATTAAAACATAAATTCAATGACAATTGGAAATTAAATTTTAATTCTTCTTTTCAAGATTACAGCAGAATTTCAAAAGGAACAGAACGTGTTCAGCCATCAGCTAACGGAGACTGGAATAGACCTTTGGGACAAAACAAATCATTGGAACAAATCATTGGAGACCAAATAAATCTACAAGGGAATTTTGCTACAGGCAAACTAAAACACCAATTATTTACAGGAATTGATGCTGAAAATGCGGTTTTACAAGCCTATACATACACGTTCAGCCCTACAACTTATGATGTAATTAATATTTTTGATTTAGACAAATACCAACAAAGAACTGATATTCCTGATGGAAACGTTACTAAAATAATTAAAACATCAACAAACCGTTTTGGAATATACGCACAGGATTTAATCTCTGTAACTGAAAAATTTAAAGTTTTAACGGGATTACGTTGGTCTTGGCAAGAAGCAAAAGCAGTTACAACTATAACACAAGCACCTACAACAAAACGTTTAGATGAAGCTTTTTCACCAAAATTAGGTTTAGTGTATCAGCCTACAAAAAACATGGCCTTGTTTACAAGTTATGCTAGTTCATTTACACCAAACACAGGGAATACAATTTATGGAGCGCCAATAGCAGCTTCAATCATTGATCAATATGAAGTAGGTGTTAAAAAAGATTTTTGGAAAGGAATGTTGAGCACAAACGTAACGCTTTACCAAATTATCAATAGCAACTTAGCGCAAACAGCCGAATTAAAAGCAGATGGCTCAACAAACACTGATACAAACGTAAAAACTTTGAGCGGAGAAACAACTAGTAAAGGAATTGAAATTGACATTAATGCAAAACCTATCGAAGGCTTAAGCATCATGGCAGGATATAGTTACAATGATATGCGTTATACAAAAACCTCTGGTAAAACAGGAAGTTTCATTGAAGGTGATCGATTAGTAAGAACCCCAGCAACTACAGCAAATTTAAGTTTCTTCTATACTATCCCTTCAGGAATCCTTAAAGGAATTGCATTAGGTAGTATGGCAAATTATGTTGGCGAACGATTAGCAGGATGGAACAATACCGTAGCTCAAACCATTCCAGATAGAACAATTCCCTTAAAAGCATATACAACAATTGATGTTTCTGCAGGATATACTTGGAATAAATTATCTGTATTATGTAAGCTGTCAAATGTTGCTAATGTACTGAATTACACCATCCATGAAAACTATAGTGTAAACCCAATTGCACCGCGTCAAATCATGACAACATTAAAATACAAATTCTAA
- a CDS encoding PepSY-associated TM helix domain-containing protein yields the protein MKKINFRNLHRDLGYFYIGLIVSFAFSGLMMNHREMWHPEKYTTETKAIEVKLPEESKITEEFAKNLGKQLGIDDKMRRQMVREGKFRISFENNDVEIDTKTGKGEIVTFKKTPIISQAMNLHKNNSNFWIYYSDIFALSLITIALTGTIMVKAGKFSWKQRGWKLAVAGVIFPLLFLILFG from the coding sequence ATGAAAAAAATCAACTTTAGAAATTTACATCGCGATTTGGGCTATTTTTATATTGGTCTTATTGTTTCATTTGCATTCTCAGGACTTATGATGAATCACCGAGAAATGTGGCATCCAGAAAAATATACTACCGAAACAAAAGCCATTGAAGTAAAGCTTCCTGAAGAAAGTAAAATTACTGAAGAATTTGCTAAAAACTTAGGAAAACAATTGGGAATTGATGACAAAATGAGACGCCAAATGGTGAGAGAAGGAAAATTTAGAATTTCTTTTGAAAACAATGATGTTGAAATTGATACTAAAACTGGAAAAGGAGAAATTGTAACCTTCAAGAAAACTCCAATCATCAGTCAAGCCATGAATTTACACAAAAACAACTCAAATTTTTGGATTTACTATTCTGATATTTTTGCTTTAAGTTTAATAACAATTGCTTTAACTGGAACAATAATGGTGAAAGCTGGTAAATTTAGTTGGAAACAACGTGGCTGGAAGCTAGCAGTAGCAGGTGTTATTTTTCCTCTATTATTTTTAATACTATTTGGTTAA